The nucleotide window CGATTTTACGAACGTTTTCATCTTCAAAAATCAAGTGGAATTCTTCAACTATTTTTTGAGCTTCTTCTCGCTTTGTAGGTAAAGTCACACAATAAGCTTCTCCTTTTTTGAAGGCGAATGAGAGACAAGCCAGTTCTGCTGTATGCGTATCCAATCCTGTTGTTTCAGTGTCGAAACAAAACTCTTCCTGCACCGAAAGTTCAGCGCGTAGGCTGGCACGCTGCATCGCATTTTCAACCAAAAAATAGTTGTGCGGTGTGTTTTCCAAGTTCACTAAATCCTTACGAACAACTTGTTCGGATCCTTCGCTTCCGCCAAATAGTGTTCCTTGCTCAAAACTCGGATCTGCCTTTTGCTTTGGCGCATCAAGTTTTTGTGCCAATGTCTTAAATTCAAGTTCGTTGTATATATTCCGAAGTTCTTCAATGTTTGCCTCATCTTTAGTCAGCGTTTTTTCGTCGAACACAACCGGTACATCCTGAATAATTTCAACCAATTTACGAGACAACCTGACCTGTTCCTCAAAGTTTACGAGGTTCTCTTTTTGCTTGCCTTTTAACTCCTCAATATGCTCGTAAATACCATCAATAGAATGATAAGAAGAGATGAGCTTCATCGCAGTTTTCGGCCCTATTCCGGGGCATCCGGGAATATTGTCTGAACTATCGCCCATCAGGCCTAAGATATCAATGACTTGCTCCGGACGTTCAATCTCAAATTTCTTTTTCACCTCTTCTACTCCCCATACTTCCACGTCGTTTCCGGCGCGGCCAGGCTTGTACATGAAAATATTTTCCGAAACCAGCTGCGCATAGTCTTTGTCGGGAGTCATCATATAAGTTTTGTAGCCTTGTTTTTCAGCTCTTTTAGCCAATGTTCCAATAACATCATCAGCCTCAAAGCCTTCTTTTTCGAGGATTGGGATATTGTAAGCTTCAATAATTTTCCGCACCCATGGAATCGCTGTCCGAATATCTTCCGGCATCTCATCGCGGGTACCTTTGTATTCGGTGTACATTTCGTGCCTGAAAGTAGGGGCATGCACATCAAACACGACGGCGATGTGTGTTGGGTTCTCTTTGTTGAGCAACATCTCCAGAGAATTAACGAAACCCATCATGGTCGAGGTATTTAATCCTTTGGAGTTAAATCTTGGGTTTTTGATAAAGGCAAAATACGAACGATAGATTAACGCATAGGCGTCGAGCAAAAAAAGGCGGTGGTTATTGTCGTTTTGTTCAGGCATGATGTTCTGTTTTAAAAGTTATCGGAAGCAAACCATTCGGCAAATGAAGTGGTGGTTTCATAAAGTCGAACGCTAAATAATTCAAGATGTTCAGGCAATAGTTTTTTTAGCTTCTCGGCTATAAAAATAACCATATTTTCGGTAGTTGGTTGAAAGTTGACCAGGTGCTGACGTTCGTACATTTCGCCCAGTTCAATCAGCTTATCGTGTGCTGCGAGGTTATTAATCATGAGTGAATGATCAAAGGGTTCCACAATGTGCTTTTTAACCAGCTTTTTCAAGATACTAAAATCGATGACCATTCCGTCCTTTGGATCTCCCTCTTTATTAAGTGGACTGCCAATGAGGGTAATTTGTAATTTATAGGAATGCCCGTGAATATTACGACATAAGCCATCGTAATTGGATAGCGCATGAGACATTTCGAATCCAAATTGCTTGTTAACTCTGATTTTTGCCATGATTCAAATTTGAGAGGGTGAAATTAAGAACTTCCCTCCAATAAATAAAAAAGCCGACTTTTTGTCGGCTTTCCAGAATATGTTGTTTGTTGCAATTATTCTCCACAGGTACAGCGTTCCAGACAGTCAACAACTTGACTTAGAACATCGTGTTTCAAATAGTAAAAGGTATTCTTACCTTCGCGGCGTGAGCATAAAACTCCTTTATCTTTTAAAATACCTAAGTGATGCGACGTAGTTGACTGTTCAATCCCTAAAAGTTCATGGATTTGGGTAACGGTTAATTTTTTACCCCCTTCAAGATGCTTGAGTATAGCTATACGCATCGGATGCGCAATCGCTTTTAGCATATTGGCAGCGGTGTCAAGCCGATCAGCATCTAGTTCTTTAAACTGCATTGTATTATATTATTAATTACAAATGCAAATATATAAATATTTAATTTCTTCTAAAACAAAAATTTCGGTCGTTTCTTTTTTTTAGAATGAATACAAACACTTGATAGCTAACTTTCCGATGAACAAAGACCTTATTATTTTGTGTATGACTTTAATATATTAGCCGAAAACCTAATTAATTTGCTATTTTTGAACGGTTCAAAACACGGAACAAATGACCTCTTTGGATATCATTCAGAAACCCATAAAAGATGAGTTGAATCAATTTGAAGACTACTTCAAAAAGACTATTCAAAGTGATATCCCCTTGTTATCATTGATTATCAATTATATTCTGCGGAAGAAAGGGAAGCAAATGCGACCGATGTTTGTTTTTCTTGCGGCTAAAATGACTGGCGAATTTAACGATTCAACCTACATGGCTGCTTCTTCTATTGAGTTGCTGCACACGGCTACCTTGGTCCACGATGATGTCGTTGACGAATCGTATGAACGTCGCGGTAGTTTTTCTATTAATGCTCTCTGGAAAAATAAGCTGGCGGTTTTGGTGGGCGATTATATCTTGGCGAAGGGAATGTTGTTGAATATTGATAATGAGAACTACAATTTCCTGAAGCTGATCAGTCGCTCTGTGAAAGACATGAGTGAGGGAGAAATACTACAATTACGTAAAAGCCGCAAACTGGACATTGATTACGATACTTATTTCGAAATTATTGAGAAGAAAACAGCTTCGCTAATTGCAACCAGCATGGCAATGGGAGCAGCGTCGGTATCGGATGACGAATCGTTGGTTGAAAAATTGTTCCGGATTGGTATTGATGCGGGGATTGCTTTCCAGATTAAGGATGATATTTTTGATTATCAGGCGAAAGGATTGCTGGGAAAGCCAACCGGGAATGACATCAAGGAAAAGAAGATTACGCTGCCTTTACTTTACGTGTTGAGCAATTCAGAAGAAAAAGAAAAACGTCGCATTTTGCGTGAGGTAAAGCGTAAAAACAAGAACACCTCAAAAGTGCAGGAACTAGTTAATCTCGTTGTTGAACGTGGTGGACTGGAATATGCCACCGAGCAAATGAATTTTTACCGCGACCGGGCGATATCCGAAATCAACAATTTCCCGGAAACTGACTCTCGAAATGCGATGATTGAGCTGATCAATTACGTGACTACCCGAAAAAAGTAGTTTATACTAATTGGGCTGGAGTCCTAATTTAGTCTGTTTTATTTTGGGCTTACGCCAATCCCGGGTTTGTTTAGCAGCACTACTTTGCCATCTTCAACCTTTACGCCGGTAAACGGATCGTTGTTGATTAACAAGTTTCCATCCAGGTCAGCCCAGTCAGCTTTTGGCGATAATTGAGCTGCTGCTGAAATGCCACATGATGTTTCGGTCATGCAGCCAATCATTACTTTCATGTCCAATTGCCGGGCGAGTGTTATCATTTTGTGCGCTTCACGCATGCCGGTGCATTTCATTAATTTGATGTTGATCCCGGAATAGACACCCTTTACCTTCTTTAGGCCAGCTAATCGTTGTACGGCTTCATCGGCAATAATTGGCAATGGGCTGTTTTGGCTGAGCCAGGCAGTTTCTTCCAAGTCTTTTTGGGGCATTGGCTGTTCAATAAAAATAACTCCTTTTGCTTTCAACCAATGGGTCATGTCCAGCGCTTGATGCTTATCTTTCCATCCTTGATTAGCATCAACGCAAATAGGAACATTGGTCATTGAGCGGATCGCTTCAATGATTTCCTTATCATTATCGAGGCCCAGTTTTATTTTCAGGATCTTGAATCCTGCGGCGTCCCCTAATTTTTGCTTAATGATCTCCGGTGTATCAATACCTATTGTGAATGATGTATCAGGAGCATCTTTGGGATTGAATCCCCAGATTTTGTAACACGGTTGATCTTTTATTTTTCCAATCAGGTCGTGCAAAGCAATATCGATGGAGGCTTTGGCGGCACAATTACCTTCGGCAGCTTCATCTACATAGCTTAAAATATCTTCTAGCTGAAAAGGGTCTTTAAATTGATCTAATTTAAGCGATTGCAGAAACTTGCTTGCCGTATCATGGTTTTCACCTAAATAAGGAGGCATGGAAGCTTCTCCATATCCCACTATTCCATTGTAGGCTATTTCCGTAAACATGGTAGGAGTGGACACGCGCGTACTTTTAGCAAGTGTAAACGTATGTTTTAACTGGAGCTGATATGGTTTAAACCGAAGTTGTAGACATTTGTCTTGTTTGCTCATTGCTACACGTTGTATTTTGCATCGATCTTTGTCAGGATAAAGAGAAACTGTACGAATATAATTCTTTTTGTTGAGGTGGTCTTCAGTTCTGCCACAGGAGATTGTTTTAATCAAATAATTCCAGGAGGCTCTGTCTCAAAGTTCCATATTATTCTTTCCTGAAAATTCATTCGTAATTCTCTAAATTTGAAAAAAATAGCATCCCCAAAAATGTGAATGCTCCATTGAGCCAGAGTAGTTCAAATCCGAATTGATAACCTGCAAGCCAAGACTCCGAATTGATGTTGATGACATAGGTTATTAATGGAGAAGCTATTCCTATTGCAGGAACCAGCCGGTCATTTACTTTTCGTTTAGTTAAAATACCAAAGGCAAAGAGTCCCAGCAATGGGCCGTAGGTATATCCCGCAACCCGGAAAACAGCTGTTACCACACTGTCGTTGTTTATGATTCTGAAAAGAACAATAACGATAAACATAAGTAGTGAAAAGCCAATATGAACAAAGAATCTTGTTTTTTTACTTTTTGGTTTGTTGGCATCAATATTTAAAAAGTCGATACAAAAAGACGTCGTTAAGGCAGTCAGCGCTGAATCAGCGCTTGAGTATGCCGCGGCTAAAATGCCAAGAAGGAATAAGGCACCGGCAAAAGTTCCAAAATACTGTAAAGCTAAAAAGGGAAACAAATCGTCGCTACGATCAGGAATAGCAATGCCTTTTTGTTGAGCAAAGGCATAAAGCATTACACCCAGACTAAGGAAAAATATGTTGGCAATGATGAAAGCAAAACTAAACCAAAAGACATTTTTTTGTGCGTCTTTTTGAGTCTTGCAAGTTAGATTCTTTTGCATCATGTTTTGATCTAGTCCGTTCATCACCAATACAATGCCCAGCCCAGCGAAAAACTGTTTAAAGAAATTTGTTTTCGATTGCCAGTCCCAATCAAATATTCGGCTATATGGGTGATGCACAACTGTGTCTACCAGCTCTTTTGAACTGAGATTAAGTTGCTTTGAAATCATAAAAATTGTAATTCCAACAGCTCCTAAAATAAATAGAGTTTGGAGTGTATCGGTCCAGACCACTGTTTTTATTCCGGCTTTGTAGGTGTAAATCCAAATCAAAAATAAAGTCATTAATACGGTTAGCCAGAATGGAATTCCAAGCGCCTCGAAAAAGCCAATTTGCAAAACTCCCGCCGCAAGATAAAGCCTAAACGATGCTCCGATTGTTTGCGACAATAGGAAAAAGAAAGCTCCGGTTTTGTATGAGCGGACACCAAAACGCTGATCAAGATAGGTGTAGATTGAAACCAGGTTTAGTTTGTAGTAAAGCGGAATCAAAACCAACGCGATGAGCCAATATCCGAAGAAGTTTCCAATTAAAAACTGGAGATAGGTCCACGCGCTGTTCCCAACTTCTCCTGGCACTGATATAAAAGTAACACCAGAAATGGTGGAGCCAATCATTCCAAAAGCAACAAGGTACCATGGCGAACGCCGATTTCCGGTAAAGAAAGTGTCGTTTGTTGCATGGCGCGATGAGAAATAAGAAATAGCCATCAGCAAGGCAAAAAACGACAGGATGATAATAGAAATCAAAGTGGTACTCATGGTTTGGTCTCTGTTTGTTTACCGTTTGTTCTTTTTTTATCCATCGTATAAATCCAATTCGATTTATCTTTTTCAGCTGGAAATTGAATGTTCACCGCTAAGATACATTTTTGACGGAAAAAGTTTTGGTGTTTAATTCGTATTTGCAGCTATTTGACAACAATCAAAATTGGTCATACATGTTTTGTTTGATTGCTAGCATGTGCAGTAAAATTACTTACATTTGTTATATGACTCTATTAATAGCAGATAGCGGATCAACAAAGACCTCCTGGCTCCTCATCACTGATAAAAAAGGGGAGTCTTCTATTATTCAAACAACTGGTATTAATCCTTTTTTTCGATCTACTGAGGATATTTATGATGAGCTCAAAACTGATTTATTCCCGCAGGTGTCAGAACATGTAGACGCTATCTTTTTTTATGGAGCTGGAATTATTAACCAAGAGCGGGGAAAGGTGATTCAGGATGCGCTTCAAAAATTATTTCCAGAGAGTTCGGTTGAAATGAGTAGCGACTTTGTTGGAGCTGCCCGTGCTTTGTTTGGAAACGATGCGGGAATCACTTGTATTATGGGAACTGGATCAGGGGCGTGTTTGTACGATGGTAATGGGATAATTTCTCGGGTTCCATCTCTTGGGTTTATTCTAGGAGACGAATGCAGTGGAGCATTTTTTGGCAAAAAGTTGCTAAGCGATTATTTTAAGAATAACATGCCATTAGATGTTCAAAATTTATTTGAACAAGACTTCGACTTTACAGAATCTGAAGTTTTGGGGCGTGTTTATAAGGAGGACAGACCGAACAAATATTTGGCTGAATTTGCCCCATTTTTATCGAAGTACATCGACAAGGAGTATTGCCACCAGTTGGTGATAACAAGTATTGAAGAATTTTTCGAACGCAATGTGATTCAATTACCGGAATATTCTGAATTTCCGATTGGGTTTGTTGGTTCGGTAGCTTGGGGACTTAGAATGTTTATTAACGAGCTGGCAGAAGAATATGGTTTTGACCAGCCCGTGATTCTAAAAGATCCCATCGAAATGTTGAAGAAATTTCATACGAGCTAAAGTTAGGAGTAATGAGTTCAAACAGTATAACCGAATCAGAATCATTATACGACGACCTGGAACAAATGTCGGTTCGCCAGTTGCTCGAAAGTATTCATGCCGAAGACCAAAAAATACTTCCGGCAGTGGAGAAAACCATCCCGCAAATACAACAGTTGGTTGAGCAGGTTGTCGAGCGTATGCAAAAAGGTGGCCGCTTATTTTACATCGGAGCAGGTACCAGTGGGCGACTTGGAATTTTGGATGCCTCGGAGATTCCTCCAACTTATGGGGTAGGCGATGATATGGTAATTGGCATGATTGCGGGTGGGGATCAGGCCATCCGAAAAGCGGTAGAAAAAGCTGAGGATAATGTAACATTGGGGTGGCAGGATTTACAGACCTACAATATTAACAAGTTAGATACTGTTGTCGGCATTGCCGCTTC belongs to uncultured Sunxiuqinia sp. and includes:
- a CDS encoding 6-carboxytetrahydropterin synthase is translated as MAKIRVNKQFGFEMSHALSNYDGLCRNIHGHSYKLQITLIGSPLNKEGDPKDGMVIDFSILKKLVKKHIVEPFDHSLMINNLAAHDKLIELGEMYERQHLVNFQPTTENMVIFIAEKLKKLLPEHLELFSVRLYETTTSFAEWFASDNF
- a CDS encoding metalloregulator ArsR/SmtB family transcription factor, with amino-acid sequence MQFKELDADRLDTAANMLKAIAHPMRIAILKHLEGGKKLTVTQIHELLGIEQSTTSHHLGILKDKGVLCSRREGKNTFYYLKHDVLSQVVDCLERCTCGE
- a CDS encoding polyprenyl synthetase family protein, which translates into the protein MTSLDIIQKPIKDELNQFEDYFKKTIQSDIPLLSLIINYILRKKGKQMRPMFVFLAAKMTGEFNDSTYMAASSIELLHTATLVHDDVVDESYERRGSFSINALWKNKLAVLVGDYILAKGMLLNIDNENYNFLKLISRSVKDMSEGEILQLRKSRKLDIDYDTYFEIIEKKTASLIATSMAMGAASVSDDESLVEKLFRIGIDAGIAFQIKDDIFDYQAKGLLGKPTGNDIKEKKITLPLLYVLSNSEEKEKRRILREVKRKNKNTSKVQELVNLVVERGGLEYATEQMNFYRDRAISEINNFPETDSRNAMIELINYVTTRKK
- a CDS encoding dipeptide epimerase yields the protein MSKQDKCLQLRFKPYQLQLKHTFTLAKSTRVSTPTMFTEIAYNGIVGYGEASMPPYLGENHDTASKFLQSLKLDQFKDPFQLEDILSYVDEAAEGNCAAKASIDIALHDLIGKIKDQPCYKIWGFNPKDAPDTSFTIGIDTPEIIKQKLGDAAGFKILKIKLGLDNDKEIIEAIRSMTNVPICVDANQGWKDKHQALDMTHWLKAKGVIFIEQPMPQKDLEETAWLSQNSPLPIIADEAVQRLAGLKKVKGVYSGINIKLMKCTGMREAHKMITLARQLDMKVMIGCMTETSCGISAAAQLSPKADWADLDGNLLINNDPFTGVKVEDGKVVLLNKPGIGVSPK
- a CDS encoding sodium:solute symporter; the protein is MSTTLISIIILSFFALLMAISYFSSRHATNDTFFTGNRRSPWYLVAFGMIGSTISGVTFISVPGEVGNSAWTYLQFLIGNFFGYWLIALVLIPLYYKLNLVSIYTYLDQRFGVRSYKTGAFFFLLSQTIGASFRLYLAAGVLQIGFFEALGIPFWLTVLMTLFLIWIYTYKAGIKTVVWTDTLQTLFILGAVGITIFMISKQLNLSSKELVDTVVHHPYSRIFDWDWQSKTNFFKQFFAGLGIVLVMNGLDQNMMQKNLTCKTQKDAQKNVFWFSFAFIIANIFFLSLGVMLYAFAQQKGIAIPDRSDDLFPFLALQYFGTFAGALFLLGILAAAYSSADSALTALTTSFCIDFLNIDANKPKSKKTRFFVHIGFSLLMFIVIVLFRIINNDSVVTAVFRVAGYTYGPLLGLFAFGILTKRKVNDRLVPAIGIASPLITYVININSESWLAGYQFGFELLWLNGAFTFLGMLFFSNLENYE
- a CDS encoding ATPase, whose product is MTLLIADSGSTKTSWLLITDKKGESSIIQTTGINPFFRSTEDIYDELKTDLFPQVSEHVDAIFFYGAGIINQERGKVIQDALQKLFPESSVEMSSDFVGAARALFGNDAGITCIMGTGSGACLYDGNGIISRVPSLGFILGDECSGAFFGKKLLSDYFKNNMPLDVQNLFEQDFDFTESEVLGRVYKEDRPNKYLAEFAPFLSKYIDKEYCHQLVITSIEEFFERNVIQLPEYSEFPIGFVGSVAWGLRMFINELAEEYGFDQPVILKDPIEMLKKFHTS
- the murQ gene encoding N-acetylmuramic acid 6-phosphate etherase, with protein sequence MSSNSITESESLYDDLEQMSVRQLLESIHAEDQKILPAVEKTIPQIQQLVEQVVERMQKGGRLFYIGAGTSGRLGILDASEIPPTYGVGDDMVIGMIAGGDQAIRKAVEKAEDNVTLGWQDLQTYNINKLDTVVGIAASGRTPYVIGAVKKARENGILTGCIANNLGSELAKNVDVAIEAIVGPEFVSGSTRMKSGTAQKLILNMITTSLMIKLGKVKGNKMVNMQLTNQKLIARGTQMIMDELDYNEATSRRLLLLHGSVSKVFDVEKRK